The stretch of DNA TGATTTTTTCGGCTTTGGCGATGGTTCCTCTTTTTTAGAATTATCTGGCTGGGCCCGGTATTTACCGCTTCGGCAAAACAAAGGTGATTCTTTTTCCCATTTATTCAGAATAGATGGCAATGCGCGATACCAACACAATCAGATTGCTTGGATTGGTGTAGGAATCGGCTCGGCCTTAGCCTTGGAATACACCTTTTTGCATACCGAATTGGGCTTTATCGCCGGGGAAAACCTCAATTTGTACAATAGCCAATTAAAAATTGGGTTAGCTCTTGACTTCACCATAGGAGACCCCATCCAAAAACTGGGCCCAAGTGCAGAAATTAACGTGATGTATTCCTGGTATTAGGGATATTTACTAGTTTATACTAAGTATCTTTATTTCTACCCGCTGGTTTTGCTGTCGGCCTTGTCGGGTTGTATTGTCAGCAATAGGTTCGCGTCGACCATAGCCACGGGTCTGGAGTCGGTTTCGACTGATGCCTTTTGAGGCGAGGTACTTAGCTACTTCATCTGCTCTTTCCTGTGAAAGTTTATCACAAACATCAGGAGGAGGTAAATTATTGGTATGACCGCCGATTTCGACGACTACTTCTTTATTATCGTTTAAAAAGCTGTAAATTTCATTGAGGGTGGGGAAAGATTCCTTCGTGATGGTTGATTCATTCGCATCAAAAAAGAGCTTATCGACCCGTATGGTTGTCCCCTCTTTTAACTCCCCCAACTCCTTACCCTGGAAAACAATAGGATCTTTCTTTTTAGGCTTGGGTTCTGGCACAACAGGTTGAACCGTTTCTTTAGGTGCAGGCACAATAGGTCGGGGCGTATCGGGAATCTTTTGCTGGACAGGAGGTTTCACCTCTTCTTTAGGTTTTGGATCATTTTGGTTCAGCGTAATTGGATCCTCCTCGGGAGTCTCAACTATCCCCAGGTTCTCCTCATCGCAAGGGATTGGTACAATATCCGATGCATTATCTAAAAGAATATTTCCATTGTAGGGAAACAAGGTAGGTGTTTGATAAAAAGCCTCCAAGATGATGTAAGAATAATCATCTACTGGCTCAAACTTAAAGATATATTCTTTCCAATTGTAATTAATTACAAGGCTACTTTCACCCAGGAGTATTTTCTTATCGCAATAACCAAAACCACCGTAAATTCGGAGTTTAGCAGGTGTGTTGTAATTGGCGTCCTGGCCAGTTGTCTTGGTTTGGCTAATATAAGAATTGGAGCGGGCAAGGTCTATGGTAAACCGATAACAAGTGCCCTTTTTTAAGGGTTCGCTAAGTTTCTGGCCAACCGACTCCCAGGTATCATTGTCTCTAACCACCATACCCAAATAGGTATAGCCGTGATTTGCCATTTTGCTTACCTTGAATTCATTGTTGGGGCTTGGCTGAACATCCGGTTCCGTTTCGCCAGGAAAACCACAATCCAACCAACCGGAAGGGGCACTACTAACCCTTGGATAATCTTCAAAGGATGGATTTTTCAACTTAATGGTTCCTTCTACCTGCCCCTGTAAACTGGAAAAAGTATAACAAATAGCTAAGAACGAAAGGGTGAATAGTCTCCTCTTCATAAAACACTGCATTTACACTACTAACGGTTATAGTATGTCTAATTGTTTTACCAATTTAGAAAATATTTTGAATTATCAAGGGTAATAGGCTGCTAAGGTGGAAATTTTAGGACAAAATTAACAAAATACTTGGCTTGGGCAACAACTATCCCTGAATCTCCATCAATTCCAGCGGAATGGTATTTTCGGCATTTAACAATGCCTGAGTGGGAGGAAGCAAGGCTACGTCGTCGTCTTGAGGCCATCCCATTACCAATTGAGACCGGTCTGTGTAGCTAATTGCTAGCGAAAGGTCCTGTGGAGAGTTCATAGGCTGGTTAAACTTTTGCAAGCTTGATTCTAAGAAAGGCAAATCTTGGTTGGAGCTATCCTCTGGGGTCTGTCCTTTATCCAGGAATACGGTATCGATATGATCCAGGAAAAACGCTGGAGCAGAGGTAGCGGGGGATGTATCTGAAAGGTTTTGTGGAACACCAGACATATATAGCAGGATAAAAGCTAAACTAGCCAAGGACACCTGCCAGACAGGCACCTGCCATTGGAACCATTTTATCCCGTTTTTGGGGCTGGAGCTTGCCTTTTTCAGGCGCATTTGCTGCAATAAGTGATCCTTAATGCCCGGGGAGAGCGCAGGAGTATACTGGTGCATTTCTTTGCTCACAAGAATCAAACAGCGGTATTTCTCATAGGTCTCCTGGTCCATTTCAGCAAGGACATTCTCTCTCTCCTTTGGGCTGAGTGCTTCCCAGTTTTTGGTCACCAAAAGCGCCTCCACGCGACGGGTATAACTATATGGCTGTTTCATCCTTTTCTTTTTGGTTCTTTTTTAATAATTCTCAGGTTTAAAAACCTGCAAGGCTTTGGCCAATTTTTTCAAAGCATAATACAAACGCGACTTTACGGTGCCCTCCGGACAGTCTAATATGTCACTTATCTCCTTGATACTTTTATCTTCCAGGTAACGCAAAACAAAACACTGCCGATGTTCTTCCGACAATTGGAGGAGCGCCGCATTTAATTCCTGCTTGAAATACTTCCGATCACTACATTCAAAGATGGTACTGGCTTCAGAAGACAAATCTAATGGCAAGTCCGCGGTTAGCTCGGGTTGTCGGGAATGGCG from Saprospiraceae bacterium encodes:
- a CDS encoding OmpA family protein translates to MKRRLFTLSFLAICYTFSSLQGQVEGTIKLKNPSFEDYPRVSSAPSGWLDCGFPGETEPDVQPSPNNEFKVSKMANHGYTYLGMVVRDNDTWESVGQKLSEPLKKGTCYRFTIDLARSNSYISQTKTTGQDANYNTPAKLRIYGGFGYCDKKILLGESSLVINYNWKEYIFKFEPVDDYSYIILEAFYQTPTLFPYNGNILLDNASDIVPIPCDEENLGIVETPEEDPITLNQNDPKPKEEVKPPVQQKIPDTPRPIVPAPKETVQPVVPEPKPKKKDPIVFQGKELGELKEGTTIRVDKLFFDANESTITKESFPTLNEIYSFLNDNKEVVVEIGGHTNNLPPPDVCDKLSQERADEVAKYLASKGISRNRLQTRGYGRREPIADNTTRQGRQQNQRVEIKILSIN
- a CDS encoding sigma-70 family RNA polymerase sigma factor, which gives rise to MCLIAEGNERAFAVLYDRYAEKMHRYFYRMLWQEQQKAEDFTQELFLKIVNKPHLYDTNRHFSSWLYQVAANMVKNEYRRHSRQPELTADLPLDLSSEASTIFECSDRKYFKQELNAALLQLSEEHRQCFVLRYLEDKSIKEISDILDCPEGTVKSRLYYALKKLAKALQVFKPENY